In a genomic window of Limnochordia bacterium:
- a CDS encoding ABC transporter permease — translation MNGTRQIMMWEIMRNLRNKQFLLGLILTPLIIVVFAGIPLLIEKLEKPEIDTYVVFDELGLLGTLVQLTESSNIEVKGYDGEDLAGYAEEIKAKGYFTLTESFIETGSVTVHMEKPQGIEKLQALLTALLQNTRIQQSGIDPNLIQRLSAPCQVIPAYPNGDAAKQARNMLVSMVLTILVVILILATGGMLLYSALQEKRDRMAEVVLSSISPLELMQGKILGNFVLGVIQFGLWLLLGVGVAKFGFHFPVEEYIVWQQLPVLLVFGLLGYLLYASLFVGLGATMEDVQSAGSLQGLAFALPSIGAIFIGPVIQNPDGMIATIVSLFPFTSPWIVMMRSGLTVVPLWELLLSAGILLITTVLVMFAAAKIFRVGMLMYGKTATPKEIWKWFRYE, via the coding sequence ATGAACGGTACCCGACAAATCATGATGTGGGAGATCATGCGGAACCTACGGAACAAGCAGTTTCTACTAGGACTGATTCTCACCCCTTTGATTATCGTTGTCTTTGCTGGGATTCCCCTGCTGATAGAGAAGCTGGAGAAGCCAGAGATCGATACCTATGTTGTTTTTGATGAACTAGGCCTTCTCGGTACCCTAGTGCAGTTGACGGAAAGCAGTAACATCGAAGTGAAGGGTTATGACGGGGAGGACTTGGCTGGCTATGCAGAGGAGATAAAGGCAAAGGGCTATTTTACCCTGACAGAGTCCTTCATCGAGACTGGTAGTGTGACAGTGCATATGGAAAAACCCCAGGGTATCGAGAAGCTACAAGCTCTATTGACTGCCCTGCTGCAAAATACCCGGATCCAGCAATCCGGAATAGACCCAAACTTGATCCAAAGATTAAGTGCTCCCTGTCAGGTGATCCCGGCTTATCCTAACGGTGATGCCGCAAAGCAGGCGCGGAACATGCTTGTATCGATGGTGCTTACGATACTGGTCGTTATCTTGATTCTCGCTACCGGTGGTATGCTTCTATATAGTGCCCTACAGGAAAAACGGGACCGGATGGCGGAGGTGGTACTATCCTCGATTAGTCCCTTGGAGCTGATGCAGGGAAAGATCCTTGGCAACTTCGTACTGGGAGTTATTCAGTTTGGTCTATGGTTACTCTTAGGTGTGGGAGTAGCCAAATTTGGCTTCCACTTCCCTGTGGAGGAGTATATCGTGTGGCAACAGCTTCCAGTACTACTTGTCTTTGGACTGCTTGGTTATCTGCTGTACGCGTCGCTTTTTGTTGGGTTGGGTGCCACCATGGAGGATGTGCAAAGTGCAGGTAGCCTGCAAGGTCTGGCCTTTGCCTTGCCTAGTATTGGAGCCATCTTTATTGGCCCAGTAATCCAAAATCCCGATGGAATGATTGCGACGATAGTAAGCTTGTTTCCCTTTACTAGTCCGTGGATTGTGATGATGCGTTCCGGTTTAACGGTGGTTCCCCTTTGGGAGCTGCTATTAAGTGCTGGGATTCTGTTGATTACCACCGTGCTCGTGATGTTCGCCGCGGCCAAGATCTTTCGTGTGGGGATGCTTATGTATGGGAAGACCGCCACTCCTAAAGAGATCTGGAAGTGGTTTAGATATGAATAG
- the purM gene encoding phosphoribosylformylglycinamidine cyclo-ligase — MSSIDNSKKLTYKDSGVDIHAGYETVRRIKVHAKSTYGPEVLNDLGSFGGLFAFDQGKFEEPVLVSGTDGVGTKLKIAFLMDKHDTVGLDLVAYCVNDIICHGAKPLFFLDYLAVGKLATDTAEQIVAGIAAGCRKAGCALIGGETAEMPGFYAPGEYDLAGFAVGVVDKSKIIDGSTAEPGDVLVGIGSTGLQSSGFSLVRKALLEKFTVDTFVPEFGRSLGEELLEPTGIYAKQINKLVEKYPIKGIANISGGGLPENLPRSLADGCGVLIKKGSWPVLPVFDLLQREGNIDEDEMYNTFNMGIAMVLVVSGEDVDSVQQDLKKMGEQSFVIGEVVRGEKTVAFAR, encoded by the coding sequence ATGAGCAGTATTGACAATTCAAAAAAGCTAACTTACAAAGACTCCGGCGTTGATATCCATGCGGGGTATGAGACGGTACGTAGGATCAAGGTCCATGCTAAATCAACCTATGGTCCTGAAGTGCTGAATGACCTTGGCTCCTTTGGTGGTCTGTTTGCCTTTGACCAAGGCAAGTTTGAGGAGCCTGTATTGGTATCAGGTACCGATGGGGTGGGTACAAAGCTTAAGATTGCTTTTCTCATGGACAAACATGATACCGTGGGTCTTGATCTTGTAGCCTATTGTGTCAATGACATTATTTGCCATGGGGCCAAGCCGTTGTTTTTTCTCGACTATCTGGCGGTGGGCAAGCTAGCCACCGATACCGCTGAACAGATCGTCGCTGGCATTGCCGCGGGATGCCGAAAAGCAGGTTGTGCTCTCATCGGTGGGGAGACTGCGGAGATGCCCGGCTTCTATGCCCCAGGGGAATATGATCTGGCCGGGTTTGCCGTAGGTGTAGTGGATAAGAGTAAGATTATCGATGGCAGTACTGCCGAGCCTGGGGATGTACTTGTTGGCATCGGCTCTACGGGACTACAGTCCAGTGGTTTTTCCTTGGTGCGCAAAGCCCTACTAGAAAAGTTCACCGTGGATACCTTCGTACCGGAGTTCGGCAGGAGTTTGGGTGAGGAACTTCTAGAGCCCACAGGTATTTATGCTAAGCAAATAAATAAGCTAGTGGAGAAATACCCGATTAAGGGTATTGCCAATATTAGTGGGGGTGGGCTTCCGGAAAATCTGCCCAGAAGCTTGGCCGATGGGTGTGGGGTGCTCATCAAGAAGGGAAGCTGGCCTGTGTTGCCTGTATTTGATCTGCTACAGCGGGAAGGTAATATCGATGAGGATGAGATGTATAACACCTTCAACATGGGTATTGCTATGGTTTTAGTTGTTTCCGGGGAGGACGTGGACTCAGTACAACAGGATCTGAAAAAGATGGGCGAGCAGAGCTTTGTCATTGGAGAGGTTGTCCGGGGTGAGAAAACAGTTGCATTCGCCAGATAA
- the purN gene encoding phosphoribosylglycinamide formyltransferase translates to MLNLGILASGRGSNLQAIIDAIETSQLQAQVSVVISDRTDALALERAEKHGVATEVILREDYPDKQSFEEALYKCLVAHKVELVVLAGYMRLVSGWFLDRFKWRVINIHPSLLPSFPGLNAQRQALEYGVRVSGCTVHFVDEGMDSGPIILQRTVPVFDDDTEETLSTRILEQEHIAYPQAIQLYAQGSLNIEGRRVRILEDQDSH, encoded by the coding sequence TTGCTTAACTTAGGCATCCTTGCCTCGGGCCGGGGCAGCAACCTGCAAGCCATTATTGATGCCATTGAAACTAGCCAGTTACAAGCGCAGGTTAGCGTAGTGATTAGTGATCGGACCGATGCCTTGGCCTTAGAGCGGGCAGAGAAACACGGAGTTGCCACCGAGGTCATCCTCAGGGAAGACTATCCGGACAAGCAGTCTTTTGAAGAAGCATTGTATAAGTGTCTGGTGGCTCATAAGGTTGAACTTGTAGTCTTAGCGGGGTATATGCGGTTAGTGTCGGGCTGGTTTTTGGATAGATTCAAATGGCGGGTGATTAACATTCATCCTTCCCTACTTCCATCCTTTCCGGGGCTAAATGCGCAAAGACAGGCCCTTGAATATGGAGTGCGGGTCTCGGGGTGCACAGTTCACTTCGTGGATGAGGGGATGGATTCTGGCCCGATTATCCTGCAGCGGACGGTACCTGTTTTTGACGATGATACGGAGGAGACCCTTTCTACCCGCATCCTTGAACAAGAGCATATTGCCTATCCGCAGGCAATCCAATTATATGCACAAGGAAGTTTGAACATCGAAGGCAGACGGGTGCGGATCCTAGAGGATCAGGACTCCCACTAA
- the purH gene encoding bifunctional phosphoribosylaminoimidazolecarboxamide formyltransferase/IMP cyclohydrolase codes for MIKIRRALLSVSDKTGLAEFGSSLSRLGVELISTGGTHKTLQDAGVNVAYVSEVTGFPEILEGRVKSLHPKIHAGILARRDKEEHLKQLDELGIGTIDLVVVNLYPFEATVAKPDVTMEEAIENIDIGGPTLIRAAAKNHAGVAVVVDPSDYAKIIQLLKTEGGLTDEFCRDLALKAFRHTARYDALIARFLGQDAAFPETLTLPWDKVADLRYGENPHQKAAFYQEPGHGPYTLAAAKQLHGKELSFNNINDTNGALELLKEFTNPTVVASKHTNPCGVASADDLATAFRLAYEGDPVSIFGGIIAVNRVVDAETAKQMSEIFLEVVVAPGFTAEALEILTVKPNIRLLQIEGLDEACGAKQKPWWDYKRVAGGLLVQAVDLGDLDPDKLQVVTKVTPTPQQLESMLFGWKVVKHVKSNAIVLASGTRTVGVGAGQMNRITAAELAIAGATDKAQGGVIASDAFFPFDDVVKAVAKAGVKAIIQPGGSVRDQDSIDAANEHGIAMVFTGVRHFKH; via the coding sequence ATGATTAAGATTAGACGAGCTTTGTTAAGCGTCTCAGATAAGACGGGACTTGCGGAGTTTGGAAGTTCACTGAGCAGACTAGGTGTTGAGCTAATCTCCACCGGTGGTACTCACAAAACACTACAAGATGCTGGTGTTAATGTGGCATACGTCTCAGAGGTAACTGGCTTTCCCGAGATCCTGGAAGGACGGGTGAAGTCGCTACACCCTAAGATCCACGCGGGAATCTTGGCCCGCAGGGACAAAGAAGAGCATCTAAAACAGTTGGATGAGCTAGGCATTGGAACCATTGATCTTGTGGTGGTCAATCTCTATCCCTTTGAAGCGACGGTGGCCAAACCCGATGTAACCATGGAAGAAGCCATTGAGAACATCGATATTGGGGGGCCAACCCTCATCCGGGCCGCCGCAAAAAATCACGCGGGGGTTGCTGTTGTGGTCGACCCTAGCGACTACGCCAAGATCATCCAGCTGCTAAAAACCGAAGGAGGACTAACCGACGAGTTTTGCAGGGATCTAGCGCTGAAGGCCTTTAGGCACACGGCCCGCTATGATGCACTGATCGCCAGATTCTTAGGGCAGGATGCAGCGTTTCCTGAGACCTTGACCCTTCCTTGGGATAAGGTGGCAGACCTGCGTTATGGTGAGAACCCCCACCAGAAAGCGGCATTCTATCAAGAACCGGGTCATGGACCATATACCCTAGCTGCGGCAAAACAGCTTCATGGGAAAGAGCTGTCCTTTAACAATATCAATGACACCAATGGGGCCTTGGAATTACTGAAGGAGTTCACAAATCCCACGGTGGTGGCCAGCAAACATACAAATCCCTGTGGGGTAGCCTCGGCAGATGATTTGGCCACAGCTTTTCGGTTAGCCTACGAAGGTGATCCGGTGTCCATTTTCGGTGGGATTATTGCTGTTAATCGGGTGGTGGATGCCGAAACGGCAAAGCAGATGAGTGAGATCTTCTTAGAAGTTGTCGTCGCCCCAGGCTTCACGGCAGAAGCTTTAGAGATCCTCACCGTGAAGCCCAATATTCGCCTGCTACAAATTGAGGGATTAGACGAAGCCTGTGGAGCTAAGCAGAAACCTTGGTGGGACTACAAACGGGTGGCCGGGGGGCTTTTGGTACAGGCAGTGGACCTTGGAGATTTGGACCCGGACAAACTACAGGTTGTTACTAAAGTGACACCAACCCCACAACAGCTTGAGTCTATGTTATTCGGTTGGAAGGTAGTAAAACATGTAAAGTCCAATGCGATTGTCCTCGCCTCAGGCACACGGACGGTGGGGGTAGGGGCCGGGCAGATGAACCGAATCACCGCTGCAGAGCTTGCCATTGCGGGGGCCACAGATAAAGCCCAAGGCGGTGTGATTGCTTCCGATGCCTTTTTCCCCTTTGATGATGTGGTAAAGGCCGTGGCTAAGGCGGGCGTCAAAGCGATCATCCAGCCCGGTGGTTCGGTGCGGGATCAGGATTCCATTGATGCGGCTAACGAGCACGGTATTGCGATGGTCTTTACAGGAGTTAGGCATTTTAAGCACTAA
- the purD gene encoding phosphoribosylamine--glycine ligase → MKVLVIGSGGREHALVWAMSKSPKVKTIYCYPGNAGIAHLAECPKLPSSKVGSIADWAQAEQIDLTVVGPEAYLAQGIVDEFEGRGLRIFGPSKRAAQLESSKVFAKELMRKYGIPTADYRVFSDLEKALDYVTSATLPIVIKADGLAAGKGVIVAATREVAQGALLDLMADKVFGQAGEQVVIEEFLQGEEASLLAFTDGKTIIPMVSAQDHKQIYEGGQGPNTGGMGAYSPTPVLNEALIQEVYNQILVPTVAGLRKEGILYKGVIYAGLMVHQGKAKVVEFNCRFGDPEAQVVLTRLLTDLVDVMDAVIDECLEEIELRWDQRAAVCVILASGGYPGEYRKGYPISGLADVEGMQDVYVFHSGTRFEDEDMVTDGGRVLGVTALDLDVSEAIKRTYAAVEQIQFKDAYYRKDIASRALESLD, encoded by the coding sequence TTGAAGGTATTGGTAATCGGCAGTGGTGGCAGGGAGCACGCCTTAGTCTGGGCTATGTCCAAAAGCCCTAAGGTCAAGACGATTTACTGTTACCCTGGAAATGCCGGAATCGCACATCTAGCAGAGTGTCCAAAACTACCGTCAAGCAAGGTAGGCTCCATTGCTGATTGGGCGCAGGCTGAGCAGATTGACTTGACCGTTGTGGGACCGGAAGCTTACCTAGCCCAGGGGATCGTGGATGAGTTCGAAGGACGAGGGCTACGCATCTTCGGACCAAGTAAGAGAGCTGCCCAACTGGAATCAAGCAAGGTCTTTGCTAAAGAGCTCATGAGAAAATACGGTATTCCCACCGCGGATTACCGGGTTTTTTCGGATCTAGAAAAGGCCTTGGATTATGTAACAAGCGCCACCCTGCCTATTGTAATCAAGGCCGATGGTTTAGCTGCTGGAAAGGGTGTAATTGTTGCTGCTACCCGGGAGGTTGCCCAAGGGGCCCTGCTGGATTTGATGGCGGATAAGGTTTTTGGCCAGGCGGGAGAGCAGGTGGTCATTGAGGAGTTCCTTCAAGGGGAAGAGGCTAGTCTCCTAGCCTTTACCGATGGTAAGACCATTATTCCCATGGTTTCTGCCCAGGACCATAAGCAGATCTATGAGGGGGGACAAGGTCCCAATACTGGGGGCATGGGGGCCTACTCCCCAACACCGGTACTGAACGAGGCCTTGATCCAAGAAGTCTACAACCAGATCCTAGTGCCTACGGTGGCGGGCCTAAGGAAAGAAGGGATCCTTTATAAAGGAGTTATCTATGCTGGCCTGATGGTCCATCAAGGAAAGGCCAAGGTGGTGGAGTTTAATTGCCGCTTCGGGGATCCCGAGGCCCAGGTGGTGCTGACGAGATTGCTTACGGATCTAGTTGATGTGATGGATGCGGTAATCGATGAGTGCCTAGAGGAGATTGAGCTTCGCTGGGATCAGCGGGCTGCGGTTTGTGTTATTCTCGCTTCTGGAGGCTATCCGGGCGAGTATCGGAAGGGATATCCCATCAGTGGACTTGCCGATGTTGAAGGAATGCAGGATGTATATGTGTTCCACAGCGGTACTAGGTTTGAAGATGAAGACATGGTCACCGATGGGGGGCGGGTCCTCGGGGTAACGGCTTTGGATTTGGATGTGTCTGAGGCGATCAAAAGGACTTACGCCGCGGTGGAGCAGATCCAGTTTAAGGACGCGTATTACCGCAAAGACATTGCTAGTCGTGCTTTGGAATCTTTGGATTAA
- a CDS encoding NFACT family protein, whose amino-acid sequence MPFDGVMLAAISHEITPSILGARIARIYQPDPTTVVLGLRRPDEEYQLLFSTEPTDARLHLVQQPFEQSIYAFGLALRKILIGGQIVDTKQPDWDRLFHLRVETEEGTIDLVAEIMGRHSNLIAVDTRTREILAVLKPVTERMSRYRQVLPGLRYIQPPAAKRRPFYPLSKQELTSSLDSSKQIDNALLQGLLGLSPLLIAEILYRSEISPSLPAHTLDESMITRLHQELESFGKAIAGGHFSPTMIMDQDGKPLDIAATRIHHLAHTTKKSYTSPSALVSDYFRIKADLRRCAQLQTQLMSVISNQLKNCQRKVVDLNDALARAENADEFRKLGELLTANLHLVKRGQTIIKVTDYYDPNQREVAIELDPKFTPAAMAEQYFRMYQKAKRGRKITEEHLESVREEIDYLLTVQTHIELGETVEDLERIKAELMEQGYIATPSQKSREGKRSQPLIFRGPDSVLIQVGRNNKENDQLTLKLARPHDIWLHTKQIPGSHVIIRAERKMGDLTEIPEHVLVYAAQIAAYFSKARQGQNIPVDYTFVKYVRKPSGARPGFVIYENYRTINVNPKIPKHD is encoded by the coding sequence ATGCCCTTTGATGGAGTTATGCTAGCAGCAATTAGCCATGAGATTACACCTTCAATTTTAGGAGCGCGCATTGCCAGGATCTATCAACCGGATCCGACAACGGTGGTCCTTGGCCTGCGGCGACCCGATGAGGAGTATCAGCTATTGTTCTCCACAGAACCAACTGATGCACGCCTCCATCTGGTCCAACAGCCCTTTGAACAGTCGATCTATGCCTTTGGCCTTGCCCTTCGCAAAATACTTATCGGTGGGCAGATAGTGGACACAAAGCAACCAGATTGGGATCGTCTTTTTCATCTGCGCGTCGAGACAGAAGAAGGAACCATCGATCTGGTGGCGGAGATCATGGGACGTCACAGCAACCTCATTGCGGTCGATACAAGGACCAGGGAGATCTTGGCAGTCTTAAAGCCCGTAACCGAGCGAATGAGCCGGTACCGGCAGGTACTACCGGGCCTGCGATATATTCAACCACCAGCCGCAAAGAGAAGACCTTTTTATCCATTAAGTAAGCAGGAGCTAACTAGCAGCTTAGATAGCTCCAAACAAATTGATAACGCGCTCCTGCAAGGATTATTGGGGTTGAGTCCCTTACTTATCGCCGAAATTCTTTATCGGAGCGAGATTAGTCCCAGTCTTCCGGCCCATACCCTTGATGAATCGATGATTACGCGGTTGCACCAGGAGCTGGAATCTTTCGGAAAAGCAATAGCGGGGGGCCACTTCTCCCCCACAATGATTATGGATCAAGATGGAAAGCCACTGGACATCGCGGCAACACGAATTCACCATCTAGCCCATACAACAAAGAAGTCATACACGAGTCCAAGTGCCTTAGTTAGTGACTATTTCCGGATAAAAGCAGACCTAAGAAGATGCGCCCAGCTACAAACCCAGTTGATGTCGGTAATCTCCAACCAGTTGAAAAATTGCCAGCGAAAAGTAGTTGATCTAAACGATGCCTTAGCCCGGGCAGAAAATGCCGATGAGTTTCGTAAACTAGGGGAACTACTTACCGCCAATTTGCATCTAGTCAAACGGGGACAAACAATAATTAAAGTCACAGACTATTATGATCCAAATCAAAGGGAAGTCGCCATTGAATTGGATCCAAAGTTTACTCCGGCGGCCATGGCCGAACAATACTTCCGCATGTACCAAAAGGCGAAAAGGGGAAGAAAGATCACCGAGGAACACCTAGAGAGTGTTCGCGAGGAGATAGATTACCTGCTAACGGTACAAACCCACATTGAACTTGGAGAGACAGTGGAGGATCTTGAGCGAATTAAGGCCGAGTTGATGGAGCAAGGATACATTGCCACACCCTCCCAGAAGAGCCGTGAGGGAAAAAGATCCCAACCCCTCATCTTCCGGGGACCAGATAGCGTCCTCATCCAGGTGGGTCGGAACAATAAGGAGAATGACCAGCTAACTTTAAAGCTGGCCCGTCCCCATGATATTTGGCTCCATACCAAGCAAATTCCAGGATCCCATGTGATCATCCGCGCGGAGCGTAAAATGGGTGATCTGACGGAGATCCCGGAACATGTGCTCGTATATGCCGCCCAAATCGCCGCGTACTTTAGTAAGGCCCGCCAAGGGCAAAACATCCCCGTGGACTATACCTTCGTGAAATACGTCAGAAAACCAAGTGGTGCACGGCCAGGCTTTGTTATCTACGAAAACTACCGTACAATCAATGTTAATCCAAAGATTCCAAAGCACGACTAG
- a CDS encoding extracellular solute-binding protein translates to MHFRGIRRWLVFVCMLSVILLPTHINAEQERITLEVVLTAGRNPNVNVVQDYGTTPWTEILTQEFQKEYPYVDLVFRTGSMEQMTVMIIGGKGPDIVNGMGHAFINLGRQGGFVDLKPLLEKDGIYEEVEQCYWPPQFEAFKHQEQLFGLPQYLGTIAMYYNADMFAAHGIHNPEPRADQSTMDWEDFEAIAKKLTQDIDGDGVTDVWGFTKWMTATDRIHYWMKAAGTDFYGNEEKTVSTLDNPQAIEALEFLQGLRWESQVMAPPNAPTSWLQSQAAIMEDGSWSLVSFLGLQKDGRPKVSFEWNLFPMPIGPSGERSTLATNDGYGINKNTKHPEEAYALLKFLAGPMANEIKAKYLALAPAHRDVAPEYLDLMRVLNMDVYDINTFVFTDAGAYAHPEVIYSDPMVSERAFKDAYTKIFDQGAPVGPTWSEAIAAMNRTLASTAQGPVRREVKWQGQDWISQDLNTAIPGSAVVQKDGKLVIEAAGADIWSYRDGFGFVYQEVAGDFEAVLCLHSAPDTDPWSKSGIMLRSEATAESANVTVLGTGKNGLVMQERQGVGDYATQVKSVSWTNGEPVYLKLIRREFTVTGQMSFDGKVWVTLGTVDIDLPEKVLVGPASTSHAATKTGKAVFSDWQLTPY, encoded by the coding sequence ATGCATTTTAGAGGTATTCGTCGCTGGTTAGTCTTTGTATGTATGCTATCGGTAATCCTCTTACCTACGCACATAAATGCAGAGCAAGAACGGATTACCCTTGAAGTCGTCCTTACAGCAGGACGTAATCCCAATGTGAACGTAGTACAAGACTATGGGACCACCCCATGGACGGAGATCCTAACCCAGGAATTCCAGAAGGAGTACCCTTATGTTGATCTAGTCTTCCGGACAGGAAGTATGGAGCAAATGACGGTAATGATCATCGGCGGAAAGGGACCGGATATCGTCAATGGGATGGGACATGCCTTTATCAACTTAGGGAGGCAAGGCGGGTTCGTCGACCTAAAACCATTACTAGAAAAGGATGGCATTTACGAGGAAGTAGAGCAATGCTATTGGCCACCACAGTTTGAGGCGTTCAAGCATCAAGAACAGCTATTCGGGCTTCCCCAGTACTTAGGAACCATCGCCATGTACTACAATGCGGATATGTTCGCTGCTCATGGGATCCATAATCCCGAGCCGCGGGCCGATCAAAGCACAATGGACTGGGAAGATTTTGAAGCAATTGCCAAGAAACTAACCCAAGATATTGACGGTGATGGAGTCACCGATGTGTGGGGATTCACCAAATGGATGACCGCAACTGATCGAATTCATTATTGGATGAAGGCCGCTGGTACAGACTTTTATGGGAACGAGGAGAAAACAGTAAGTACCCTGGATAATCCCCAAGCAATCGAGGCTTTAGAATTCCTGCAGGGTCTTCGTTGGGAATCCCAAGTAATGGCACCGCCCAATGCCCCAACAAGCTGGCTCCAAAGCCAAGCCGCCATTATGGAAGATGGGTCCTGGAGCCTAGTTAGCTTCCTCGGGCTACAAAAGGACGGGCGACCAAAGGTCTCCTTTGAGTGGAACCTGTTCCCCATGCCCATTGGTCCCTCAGGGGAGCGCTCCACCTTAGCTACCAACGACGGATACGGGATCAACAAGAATACAAAGCATCCCGAAGAAGCATACGCCCTGTTGAAGTTCCTCGCTGGTCCAATGGCCAATGAAATCAAGGCCAAGTACCTGGCCTTAGCACCGGCCCATCGTGATGTGGCACCGGAGTACCTAGATCTCATGCGGGTGCTAAACATGGATGTGTATGACATTAATACTTTTGTCTTCACTGACGCAGGGGCCTACGCCCATCCAGAGGTAATTTACTCAGATCCGATGGTCAGTGAAAGGGCCTTTAAAGATGCGTATACAAAGATCTTCGATCAAGGCGCACCTGTTGGTCCTACTTGGTCTGAGGCCATCGCCGCCATGAATCGCACCCTTGCATCAACTGCCCAGGGACCTGTGCGCAGGGAAGTGAAATGGCAAGGTCAAGACTGGATAAGTCAAGACCTTAACACCGCAATACCTGGGTCAGCCGTGGTGCAAAAGGATGGTAAGCTCGTCATTGAGGCCGCAGGAGCCGACATCTGGTCATACAGAGATGGCTTCGGATTTGTCTACCAGGAAGTTGCAGGCGATTTCGAAGCAGTCCTGTGCCTCCACTCCGCGCCGGATACAGATCCCTGGTCCAAATCAGGTATCATGCTGCGTAGTGAGGCCACCGCAGAATCAGCCAACGTCACTGTGCTAGGTACGGGTAAGAATGGTCTGGTAATGCAAGAACGGCAAGGGGTAGGCGACTATGCCACCCAGGTCAAGAGCGTCTCTTGGACTAATGGAGAGCCGGTGTACTTGAAATTAATCCGCAGGGAATTCACTGTCACAGGCCAAATGTCCTTCGACGGGAAAGTCTGGGTCACGTTGGGTACTGTGGATATCGACCTACCAGAAAAGGTGTTGGTCGGCCCAGCTTCAACATCCCATGCGGCAACCAAAACCGGAAAAGCCGTCTTTAGTGACTGGCAACTTACACCCTACTAA
- a CDS encoding protein-export chaperone SecB, which translates to MTGLDKIKRVFEFRSYTIEQLELSIDPERMFRKDEEIELRTFLGRSQVLSGSGDTGVVRLFCRIQSDFQDEDTPTLLLSLTLQGLFGFNDEEELPVEVKKELLDRNAVSVLFPYLRSTISSVTQAAGIQPIVLPIINPATIDEVSHSPTDSVQSASDSE; encoded by the coding sequence ATGACGGGTCTAGATAAGATTAAGCGCGTGTTTGAATTCCGGTCCTATACAATTGAACAACTAGAGCTTTCGATAGACCCGGAGAGAATGTTTCGTAAGGACGAGGAAATTGAGCTTAGGACGTTTTTGGGGAGATCACAAGTCCTAAGCGGCAGCGGGGATACGGGTGTTGTCCGTCTCTTCTGTCGAATCCAATCGGATTTTCAAGATGAAGATACTCCTACGCTTTTGCTCAGCTTGACACTTCAAGGTCTTTTTGGATTTAATGACGAAGAGGAACTGCCTGTAGAGGTCAAAAAGGAATTGCTCGACAGGAACGCTGTTAGTGTACTGTTTCCTTATCTGCGCTCGACTATCAGCAGCGTCACACAGGCTGCAGGCATTCAGCCAATTGTTTTGCCTATCATCAATCCCGCTACAATAGATGAAGTTAGCCATAGTCCAACCGACAGTGTACAATCTGCTTCGGACAGCGAATAG
- a CDS encoding tetratricopeptide repeat protein translates to MKKKLLIGILVVLVLFTYITPLSARIDSIEEYVKTILDTYTLWLVHLGIDNLEVASGQLEQATSSYPDGAHQHLLLATSYLGQGKAKDAISAYQKVVDMGPEYYWVKALIGEVYLKQEDYDQAEELFLEVIAEDENSALALKGLGLCSQHRQEDETAMEYYERSLEIAPNAPEVYLELALLKIKANEQEEALTILETGRLFNLDDPRIHYYLGMLYEEKGDLEAASHEYYRAVQLDPQNDPAAKRLENMPN, encoded by the coding sequence TTGAAGAAGAAGTTACTGATTGGCATACTGGTGGTTTTGGTCCTTTTTACCTATATAACTCCCCTTAGTGCAAGGATAGATAGCATTGAGGAATATGTAAAGACAATCCTGGACACCTATACACTTTGGTTAGTCCATCTTGGTATAGATAACCTAGAGGTTGCCTCAGGCCAATTGGAGCAGGCTACCTCCAGTTACCCCGATGGCGCCCATCAGCACTTGCTCCTAGCCACGTCATACCTTGGTCAGGGCAAGGCGAAAGACGCGATCTCAGCCTACCAAAAGGTTGTAGATATGGGTCCTGAGTATTACTGGGTAAAGGCTCTTATTGGTGAGGTTTATTTGAAGCAGGAAGACTACGATCAGGCTGAAGAACTTTTCCTTGAAGTGATCGCAGAGGATGAGAACTCGGCCCTTGCCCTAAAGGGTTTGGGTCTTTGCAGCCAGCATCGGCAGGAAGATGAAACTGCGATGGAGTATTACGAGCGGAGCTTGGAGATTGCTCCCAATGCTCCCGAAGTATATCTGGAATTGGCGTTGTTGAAAATCAAGGCGAATGAGCAGGAAGAAGCTCTGACGATTCTAGAGACCGGCAGGCTTTTCAATCTTGATGATCCTCGGATTCATTACTATCTTGGTATGCTGTATGAGGAAAAGGGAGATTTAGAGGCTGCTTCCCATGAGTATTACCGGGCGGTGCAGTTAGATCCCCAAAACGATCCAGCGGCAAAGCGCCTTGAGAATATGCCCAATTAA